TAAAAATGTCCTGCAGCTTTACCTGGTTATGGTCATCCACGTATACTTCAGAAATATTGACGATCTTCCGTTTCCCGTCTCCGAGACGCTCTGCCTGCACGATCATATCGAGCGCGCCGACAATGTATTCACGGATAATATGTGTCGGCAGATCCATTCCGGCCATAACGACCATGCCTTCTACACGATTGATTGCGTCACTTGGCGTATTTGCGTGAACAGTCGTCAGTGAGCCTTCGTGACCGGTGTTCATCGCCTGGAGCATGTCAAAGGCTTCAGGGCCCCGCACCTCACCGACAATGATCCGGTCCGGTCTCATACGCAGTGCGTTTTTAACAAGCTGACGGATCGAAACTTCACCTGATCCCTCCACATTTGGCGGGCGGGCTTCAAGGCCAACGACACTTGCACGGTTGAGCCGTAATTCTGCGGAATCTTCAATCGTAATAACCCGCTCTCCCGGAGGAACTGCCTTAGCAGCAGCGTTCAGGAGTGTCGTCTTTCCGCTGCCGGTTCCGCCTGAAATGAGTACATTCATTTTGGCTTCAACAATCGCCTGGATAAATGCAGCCATCGGTTCATCAAGTGAGCCGAATTCGAGCAGATCGTCCATTTCAATCGGCTCCTGTCTGAATTTACGGATGGAAATCAGCGTACCGTTCAGACTGACCGGCGGAATCACGGCATTCACACGACTGCCATCCGGTAGCCGGGCATCAACCATCGGCGAGCTTTCATCAATCCGCCGGCCAAGCGGTGCAATGACGCGGTCGACGATATGGCGGACATGATCATCATCCTTAAAGGTGACACTGCTTTCCTGCAGCTGCCCGTTACGCTCAATGAATACTTCTTTTGGACCGTTTACGAGTATTTCAGTGATGGTCGGATCTTTTAACAGCTGCTCAAGTGGTCCGAACCCGACACTTTCATCAATGAGGCGTGACATCAGCACTTCACGGTCGCCGCGCGGAATGACCACTTTCTCTTCCAGCATGAATTGATTCACAAGCCGGTCAATCGACGCTCTCCGTTCATGCTCATCGGCTGCTGTCAGCTGCTCAAGGTTTGTCTCAGCCAGCAGGCGCGTCTTATAATGATCGAGCAATTCTTCCAGATAAGGCGTCATCACCGACTGGACGCTTTCTTTTTGCGGTTCAGCCTGAGAGCGTTTAGTACGTTGAAACAGTGACATTGCATTCCCCTCCTTACTTCAGCATCGATCTTACCCACTTGCGCATATCTTTTGCTGCCGGTATCAATTTCTTTTCCTTCGGTTCTTTTCTGATGGGCTGTCCCTTATTAATGCCGGCCTGGACACCCTTCAGATCCCGTCTGATCTCCGCTGCATGCGGATAGGTAACAAAACGTTCAAGGTCTTTTTTGGACAGCTCATTTTCTTTACCGACTTCATTCAGTACAAGCTCCAGCCGATCCTCTGTCGGAATCCCAAGCTTCTGAAACAGGCTCTCTACATGCTTTAACACGCGGATAGACGGTGTATCGAGTGCAATTGTGTAGAATACTTTATCCGCTTCAATCAGTGCGCCATATGTTCTCTCATCAATAGAGGATGGCAGGTCCACAATAATAAAGTCATAAGATCTGCGGCAGGCTCTGAGCACTTTTGTGACAAAATCCTCTGTCAGGCGCTCGGCAAGCTCGGCATCTCTCGGACTAATTAACAGGTCGAGCTTGGAAAACGGTTCTTTTTCAGATACGTTTTT
The sequence above is a segment of the Jeotgalibacillus haloalkalitolerans genome. Coding sequences within it:
- a CDS encoding CpaF family protein; its protein translation is MSLFQRTKRSQAEPQKESVQSVMTPYLEELLDHYKTRLLAETNLEQLTAADEHERRASIDRLVNQFMLEEKVVIPRGDREVLMSRLIDESVGFGPLEQLLKDPTITEILVNGPKEVFIERNGQLQESSVTFKDDDHVRHIVDRVIAPLGRRIDESSPMVDARLPDGSRVNAVIPPVSLNGTLISIRKFRQEPIEMDDLLEFGSLDEPMAAFIQAIVEAKMNVLISGGTGSGKTTLLNAAAKAVPPGERVITIEDSAELRLNRASVVGLEARPPNVEGSGEVSIRQLVKNALRMRPDRIIVGEVRGPEAFDMLQAMNTGHEGSLTTVHANTPSDAINRVEGMVVMAGMDLPTHIIREYIVGALDMIVQAERLGDGKRKIVNISEVYVDDHNQVKLQDIFIFKRTGTGKDGEVLGHFEPTGMIPKCVERLKLFGIEFDERLFQKGGEPIWT